From Lysinibacillus sp. SGAir0095, the proteins below share one genomic window:
- the ilvD gene encoding dihydroxy-acid dehydratase, which yields MRSDMIKVGVDRAPHRSLLYATGKVKAKDLGKPFIGVCNSYIDIIPGHVHLRGFADVVKEAIIEAGGIPFEFNTIGVDDGIAMGHIGMRYSLPSRELIADSAETVINAHWFDGVFYIPNCDKITPGMLMAAVRTNVPSIFVSGGPMEAGISASGKQLSLTSVFEGVGAHKSGTMSAEELLDIENNACPTCGSCSGMFTANSMNCLMEMLGVALPGNGTIVATSEQRYELIREAAKQLVRMIKEDIKPRDIITKEAIDDAFALDMAMGGSTNTVLHTLAIANEAEIDYNLEDINIVAARVPYLAKIMPASDISMDDINKAGGVSSIINELTKIPDAIHPDRITVAGKTMRELVKDHVITNDQVIRTKDNPFSPVGGLSVLYGNIAPEGSVIKVGAVDPSIQTFVGDAIVFDSQDEAQAAIDNGTVKEGHVVVIRYEGPKGGPGMPEMLAPTSAIMGRGLGTKVALITDGRFSGASRGISIGHISPEAAEGGPIALIENGDKLIIDLPNRTINLDVSEEVLTERRLNLKPFEPKIKTGWLARYSKLVTNASKGGVMKI from the coding sequence ATGAGAAGTGACATGATTAAAGTAGGAGTTGATCGTGCTCCTCACCGCAGTCTTTTATATGCTACTGGAAAAGTAAAAGCAAAAGATCTTGGAAAACCATTTATCGGTGTGTGTAATTCATACATTGACATTATTCCCGGACACGTTCACTTACGTGGATTTGCTGATGTTGTAAAAGAAGCTATTATCGAAGCTGGTGGAATTCCGTTCGAATTTAATACAATTGGTGTTGATGACGGAATTGCAATGGGGCATATTGGTATGAGGTACTCCTTGCCGAGTCGTGAGTTAATTGCGGATTCTGCAGAAACTGTTATTAATGCACACTGGTTTGATGGTGTGTTTTACATTCCAAATTGTGACAAAATCACACCAGGTATGTTAATGGCTGCTGTACGTACGAATGTACCATCGATATTCGTATCAGGTGGTCCGATGGAAGCGGGGATATCAGCATCAGGTAAACAACTTTCATTAACATCTGTTTTTGAAGGTGTAGGTGCTCATAAATCTGGTACAATGTCCGCCGAAGAACTATTGGATATAGAAAATAATGCATGTCCTACATGTGGTTCTTGCTCAGGAATGTTTACAGCAAACTCTATGAACTGTTTAATGGAGATGCTTGGTGTAGCACTACCTGGTAACGGTACAATTGTAGCTACAAGTGAACAGCGTTACGAACTTATTCGTGAAGCGGCTAAGCAATTAGTCCGTATGATTAAAGAAGATATCAAACCTCGAGATATTATAACAAAAGAAGCGATTGATGATGCATTTGCTTTAGATATGGCAATGGGTGGATCAACAAATACAGTCCTTCATACATTGGCAATTGCAAATGAGGCAGAAATTGACTATAACTTAGAGGATATTAACATAGTTGCAGCTCGTGTGCCTTACTTAGCGAAAATCATGCCGGCATCAGATATTTCAATGGATGACATCAATAAAGCTGGTGGCGTTAGCTCCATCATTAATGAGCTAACAAAGATTCCAGATGCTATCCACCCAGATCGTATCACTGTTGCTGGAAAGACGATGCGTGAACTTGTTAAGGATCATGTAATTACAAATGATCAAGTAATACGTACGAAGGACAATCCTTTCAGTCCAGTTGGAGGCCTATCTGTACTCTATGGAAACATTGCTCCTGAAGGTTCAGTTATTAAAGTAGGTGCGGTTGACCCTTCCATTCAAACTTTTGTTGGGGATGCTATTGTGTTTGATTCACAAGATGAAGCACAGGCTGCCATTGATAATGGAACTGTAAAAGAAGGGCATGTTGTAGTTATTCGCTATGAAGGACCTAAAGGTGGGCCAGGAATGCCTGAAATGCTTGCCCCGACATCTGCTATAATGGGGCGCGGATTAGGTACAAAGGTTGCTTTAATAACAGATGGACGTTTTAGTGGTGCATCCCGTGGTATTTCCATTGGTCATATTTCGCCTGAGGCTGCAGAAGGTGGTCCGATTGCACTAATTGAAAATGGCGATAAATTAATCATTGACTTGCCGAATAGAACCATTAATCTAGATGTATCAGAAGAAGTATTAACCGAACGTCGTCTAAACCTAAAACCATTCGAACCAAAAATTAAAACTGGTTGGCTAGCAAGATATTCAAAACTTGTTACAAATGCTTCTAAAGGTGGAGTAATGAAAATATAA
- a CDS encoding GlsB/YeaQ/YmgE family stress response membrane protein, translating to MSFIWFLIIGGVLGWLAGVIIGRDVPGGIIGNIIAGIVGSWIGSAILGNWGWQVSDFYVFPALIGAIVLIFIVSLIMRSMRKAT from the coding sequence ATGAGTTTCATCTGGTTTTTAATTATTGGCGGTGTACTAGGTTGGTTAGCAGGAGTTATTATCGGTAGAGATGTTCCTGGCGGTATTATTGGTAATATTATTGCGGGTATTGTTGGTTCTTGGATTGGTAGTGCCATTTTAGGTAACTGGGGCTGGCAAGTATCTGACTTCTATGTATTCCCTGCACTTATTGGAGCAATCGTACTAATCTTTATTGTAAGCTTGATCATGCGCTCAATGAGAAAAGCAACTTAA
- a CDS encoding lytic transglycosylase domain-containing protein: MKKNKKKKKLKKPIITPGVKLFLIMLLIPISITVYSLVFFTWESLRNLPIIQSFSQSEVEKIQSKFDLQIPEENIPIYIAAAEKYDIPWTLLAAHHRVETRFSTMKSLVSPVGAEGHMQFMPCTFVGWSHPTCSDLGEGNIPDSEKTDPNIIKKYGGYGVDANGDGVADPFDIEDAIYSAANYLSRSGASEGELKKAIFNYNHSEQYVEDILYYYHQYEEVSEDLIQTVYNEH, translated from the coding sequence ATGAAAAAAAATAAGAAAAAGAAAAAATTGAAAAAGCCAATAATTACACCTGGTGTAAAATTATTCCTTATCATGCTATTAATCCCCATTTCGATTACGGTTTATTCACTTGTCTTTTTTACTTGGGAGAGTCTACGAAACCTACCGATCATTCAAAGCTTTTCACAAAGTGAAGTTGAAAAAATACAATCTAAGTTCGATCTTCAAATCCCGGAAGAAAATATTCCAATCTATATAGCAGCTGCTGAAAAATATGATATCCCTTGGACACTTTTAGCTGCACACCATCGTGTGGAAACTCGGTTTTCAACAATGAAATCTCTTGTATCTCCGGTTGGGGCAGAAGGACATATGCAATTTATGCCTTGTACTTTTGTTGGGTGGAGTCATCCAACTTGCTCAGATCTAGGAGAAGGCAACATTCCAGACTCTGAAAAAACAGATCCAAATATTATTAAAAAATACGGCGGTTACGGAGTGGATGCAAATGGAGATGGTGTCGCAGATCCATTTGATATTGAAGATGCAATTTATAGTGCAGCAAATTATTTATCCCGTTCGGGTGCATCTGAAGGGGAACTTAAAAAAGCAATTTTTAATTATAATCACAGTGAGCAATACGTTGAGGATATTTTATATTATTATCATCAATATGAAGAGGTAAGTGAGGATCTCATTCAAACAGTTTATAATGAACATTAA
- the mscL gene encoding large conductance mechanosensitive channel protein MscL, whose protein sequence is MWKEFKQFAMKGNILDLAIGVVIGAAFGKIVTSLVENIIMPIVGMLTGGVDLTQSFMFGHGDAQIKLGVFIQSIFDFLIISFSIFIALRVINKINRKKKEEAVEEPTAPELDAKEELLKEIRDLLKNQG, encoded by the coding sequence ATGTGGAAAGAATTTAAACAATTTGCTATGAAGGGCAATATTCTTGATTTAGCTATTGGGGTTGTAATAGGTGCTGCATTTGGTAAAATTGTAACCTCATTAGTAGAAAATATTATCATGCCTATTGTCGGTATGCTAACTGGTGGTGTGGATTTAACGCAAAGTTTTATGTTTGGCCATGGAGATGCCCAAATAAAACTTGGTGTATTTATACAGTCTATTTTTGACTTTTTGATTATTTCTTTTTCTATCTTTATAGCCCTTCGTGTTATCAATAAAATAAATCGTAAAAAGAAAGAGGAAGCCGTAGAAGAACCAACAGCTCCTGAACTTGATGCGAAGGAAGAGCTTTTAAAAGAGATTAGGGACTTACTAAAAAATCAAGGATAA
- a CDS encoding methionine biosynthesis PLP-dependent protein — translation MTKRSIETKLVQLGNLSDPKTGAVNPPIYMSTAYKHAGIGQSTGYDYTRTKNPTREILEKGIADLENGDAGFACSSGMAAVQLILSLFKPGDEIIVPDDIYGGTYRLLKTFSETYNINPVYFASLEDVEELINENTKAIFLETPTNPLMLEFDLDKFANLCKKHNLLFIVDNTFYTPYFQRPIEHGADIVLHSATKYIAGHNDVLAGLVVAKGQELCERLGFAHNGMGLVLSPMDSWLVIRGLKTMHLRLKQHDSNGKQVAAYLNTEPLVTDVLYTGKGGMLSFRVKDAEMVNPFLQKIQLITFAESLGGVESFITYPATQTHADIPYEERVARGVDDRLLRFSVGVEEADDIIADLKQVFEQLRKEF, via the coding sequence GTGACAAAACGTTCAATTGAAACGAAACTAGTTCAATTAGGTAATTTAAGTGATCCTAAAACAGGAGCCGTTAATCCTCCCATTTATATGTCAACTGCGTATAAGCATGCTGGAATTGGTCAATCCACAGGGTACGATTATACACGTACTAAAAATCCAACACGAGAAATTTTAGAAAAAGGGATTGCCGATTTAGAAAATGGAGATGCAGGTTTTGCATGTAGCTCAGGAATGGCTGCTGTACAACTTATCTTATCTCTCTTCAAGCCAGGCGATGAAATTATTGTTCCAGATGATATTTATGGCGGTACTTATCGATTATTAAAAACATTTAGTGAAACTTATAACATTAATCCTGTATATTTTGCATCTCTAGAAGATGTTGAAGAATTAATTAATGAAAATACGAAAGCGATTTTCTTAGAAACACCTACGAATCCATTAATGTTAGAATTTGATTTAGACAAATTTGCTAATCTATGTAAAAAACATAATTTATTATTTATCGTAGACAATACTTTCTATACACCTTACTTCCAACGACCAATTGAACATGGCGCTGATATTGTGTTACATAGTGCAACAAAATATATTGCAGGCCATAACGATGTATTAGCAGGACTAGTTGTTGCTAAAGGTCAAGAATTATGCGAGAGGTTAGGCTTTGCTCATAATGGTATGGGATTAGTCCTGTCACCAATGGATAGCTGGTTAGTAATAAGAGGATTAAAAACTATGCATCTCCGTTTAAAACAGCATGATTCAAACGGAAAACAAGTTGCTGCTTATTTAAATACAGAACCACTTGTAACAGATGTACTATACACTGGAAAAGGTGGAATGCTTTCTTTCCGTGTAAAAGATGCTGAAATGGTGAATCCATTCTTGCAAAAAATTCAATTAATCACATTTGCTGAAAGTCTTGGTGGTGTTGAAAGCTTTATCACCTACCCTGCCACTCAAACTCATGCAGATATTCCATATGAAGAACGCGTTGCTCGTGGTGTAGACGACCGTTTACTGCGTTTCTCCGTGGGTGTAGAAGAAGCAGATGACATCATCGCAGATCTTAAACAAGTATTTGAACAGTTAAGAAAAGAATTTTAA